GTAGCTCGTCTGCAGACTGGCCTGCCTGCCGAGCAGACTCTGGACGGTGGGGTCTGACAGGGTTTCCGGCAGGGACAGGGCCGGCAGGGGCTCGGCCTGGCGCCACCGTTGTTCGGCGCGGATTCGTTCGCCCTTGACCTCGGTCAGCATGGCGTTGAACCGGGAGAGGTCGGCCGCGGTCAGGGACTGGCCGGCGCTGTCGCCCTGGCCCTTCGTATCCGCCCCGTTCGGATTGACGTTGATGATCTGCTGGTCGGCCCCGTACTCGACGAGCTGTCGCTCCGACTCCTCGAGCTTCTGCTTGACCTGCGCGATGCGCCCCTCGAGGAACTTCCGCGCATAGGCCGAGGAATCGAAGCGCCGTTCCATGGCCAGGGTCTGGAAATTGCTGGCCAGACCGTTGGCGACCCTGGCCGCGATCTTGGGATCGGGGCTGGTGAAGCTCACACGGACCAGACGGGCCATGCCCTGCTGGGCGACCTCGGTATTGGCCATCAGCAGGCCGGTGAGGGCGTTCTCGGCCCGCGTGGCCTCCGCCGGCGTCTGGTTGGCCTTGAGCGGCGGCAGGCCGGCGATCTCGCGCATGGCCGGGTCCCGGACCAGGTTCAGCGCGACAACAGTCCGGCGCGCCAGCGCCTCGCTTCTCAGCAGGCCGATCTGGGTTTCGATGAACTCGCTGCCACTCGCAGATTCGATCGGCGCCAGTTCGCCCATGTCGATGACCTTGGAGGCCTCGCGGTCGATCTGGATAAGGGCCTTCGAGGTATAGAGCGGGGTCGTCATCAGGGTCTTGGTCACACCGAGCACGAGACTCAGGACCAGGACCCCCAGGATCAGCCAGCGGTGCTTGAGGATCGCGCCCCAGATGTTGGTGATGAGCTGACGCTGGCTTTCGTCGAAGGCGCTGACATCGAGGTTCCCGTTGTAGACCGCACCCGCCTGCCTCAGAATCACGGGGCCGGGCCGGGTGGCTCTCGCGGTGACAAACCGCGAGTACGGTGGTTCGATCGGGTCGTTATTCTCTACCACTGTCGGTCCCGGGACATTATGCCGTTAAGGGTGAAGAACCAGCGCCGTCGTTCCGCAGAACGCCTTGCGCCGGGCCGCGTCGGATCGGTTGTATATCTGGCGGAGGCGACACCTGTGAACCGAAAGATGCTCAGCTCCATGTCGCAGGTTTCCGCGTGACTCAATAGCCCCCGCGTTCGCGGAGCGTCAATCAGAAGGCCGATCGGCCCAGCGCGCACCCGTCCGGCAAGAGCGCCCTTGCGTCGGTCCCGCGAAATCTATCACCATTGTGCGCAACTGAAGGGCCGCTTTCCGTATGAACACTCCACCTCGTTTCGCCTTGATCGGCGTCGGCGGTTTCGTCGCGCCGCGCCATCTGCGCGCCATCAAGGAGGTCGGCGGCGCCCTCGAGGTGGCCCTTGATCCCAACGATTCCGTCGGAATCATGGACAGCTACTTTCCCCAGGCGCGGTTTTTCACCGAGTTCGAACGCTTCGATCGCTACATCGATCTGTGCCGCCGCCGCGGCGAGGGCGTCGATTTCATGAGCATCTGCTCGCCCAACTATCTTCACGATTCCAACGTCCGCTTCGCGCTCCGCTCCGGCGCCGACGCCATCTGCGAAAAGCCTCTGGTGCTCAACCCCCACAACATCGACGGTCTGCAGACCCTGGAGGAAGAGACAGGCCGGAAGGTCAACACCATCCTGCAGCTGCGGCTGCACCCGACGATCATCGCGCTTCGCGAGAAGATCCTGAGCGGACCGAAGGACGCGGTCGCCGACGTCTCCCTGACCTATGTGACCTCTCGCGGGCGCTGGTACCACAGCTCCTGGAAGGGCGATGAGGCCAAGTCGGGCGGCATCGCCACCAACATCGGCGTGCACTTCTACGACATGCTGAGCTTCGTCTTCGGCGACCTGGTCCGCAACGTCGTTCACTACCGGGCCGCCGACCGCGCGGCCGGCTATCTGGAGTACGAGCGGGCGCGGGTGCGCTGGTTCCTGTCGATCAACATCGACGACGTGCCGCCGGCTGTCCGTGAGAAACAATCGACCTTCCGATCGATCACCGTGGACGGCGAGGAGATCGAGTTTTCCGACGGCTTCACCGACCTTCACACCGCCAGCTATCGCGAGGTCATCGCCGGCCGCGGCTTTTCCCTGGCCGAGGTTCGCCCCTCGATCGCCACCGTGGCGCACATCCGCAACGCGCCGCTCGAGCCCGACGAGGGCGAGGCCCACCCCTTCCTGGCGACGGTGCTGGCTTCCGGCGAAGGGCGCAACGATGAGCGGGCGTGATCCGGCGGCGCCGCAGATGCGGCAGGACGACCGCTTTCCCGGCGTGCTGATCCACGAAAGCGCCTATGTCGACGATCCCTGCAGCATCGGCCAGGGCACGAAGGTCTGGCACTTCAGCCATATACTTGCGGGCTGCGACATCGGCGAAGGCTGTTCCATCGGCCAGAATGTGATGATCGGTCCGAACGTGCCGGTCGGCGACCGCTGCAAGATCCAGAACAACGTCAGCCTGTTCAACGGCGTCGAGCTGGAGGACGACGTGTTCTGCGGCCCCAGCTGCGTGTTCACCAACGTGCTCAATCCGCGCGCCGCCATCGAGCGCAAGTCGGAGTTTCGCAAGACCATCGTCCGGCGCGGCGCGACCATCGGCGCCAACGCCACCATCGTCTGCGGGCACGAGATCGGCGCCTACGCCTTCATCGCCGCCGGCGCGGTCGTCACCGGGCCAGCGCCGGCCTTCGCCCTGATGGCCGGCGTGCCCGCGCGGCGGATCGGCTGGATGAGCCGGGCCGGGGCGCGGCTGGGCGAGGACCTGGTCTGCCCGATCGAGGGCGTGGTCTATGTTGAGACCGAAAGTCGGCTGGAGATCGCGCCCGCGTCATGAAGGTCCTGATACCCAACTACCCGACCACCGACAGCTTTGTGGACAATGTGGCCTTCACCCTGAGGGCCATGGGGCATGAGGTGGTCACCCCGGTCCGACCGTTAGACCGCTTTCGAAGCGGCCCGGCGCGGTTCCTGACCCGCGCCTGGCGGCAGGCCTTTCCCGAGCACTGGACGCCCGGCGAGCGCTTCGCGCTGGCGGCCGCGAGGCAGTCGGCGCCCGATCTCGTTCTCTGCCTGACCCAGAGCCTGCGGCAGGAGGTGATCGAAAACCTGCGCGGTCTCGGCGCGAGGCGCATGGTCGCCTGGTGGGGAGATCCGCCGGCCAACATGGAGGGGCTGGGCCTGCTGGCCGACGGCTGGGACCACATCTTTATCAAGGACGCCGCCGCGGTGGCGAAGTTCCGCGCCGTCGGCCAGCCGGCCGAGCTCATGCACGAGGCCATGAACCCGGCCTGGCACCGGCGGGCCTTTTCCGCCATCGGCGACGAGGTCGCGGTGGCCGGCAGCTATTACGGCTACCGCCAGTTCCTGGTGCGCCGGCTGATGGCCGCCGGCGTGCCGATGGCTCTGCATGGTCCGCGGCCGCCGCGATGGGCCGACCCGGCGATCTCGGCCGCCGCGACCGGTCGGTTCATCGTCAGGGACGAAAAGAGCGCGGTGTTCGGATCGGCTCTGGCCTGCCTCAACTCCACGACCCTCTCCGAGGGAGACAGCCTCAACTGCCGCGCCTTCGAGATCGCCGGCGCCGCCGGTCTGCAGCTGATCGAGAACAAGCCAATGGTCGCCGACTGTTTCGAACCCGGGCGAGAGGTGCTGGTCTATCGTTCGGTCGAAGACATAGTAGATTACCTCGCCCGCGCCCGGTCCGAACCGGCCTGGGCGATGTCGATCCGCGAGGCCGGACACGCCCGGGCGAACGCCGAGCATAGCTATCGTCACCGGCTGGACGTCCTCCTGAAACGCGCCGGCCTCGGCGCGGCCTGAGTGAAAGCTGAAGTCTGATGCCAGAACGCTCCTATCCCGTCTCCCGGCCGTCCATCGGCGCGCTCGAGGCGGAGTATGTGCTGGATGCGGTGCAGTCGGGCTGGATCTCGTCGATCGGCCCCTATGTCACCCGCTTCGAGAGCGATTTCGCCGCCTTCTGCGAGACCCGCCACGCGGTGGCGGTGTCCAACGGCACCGTGGCCCTGCACCTGGCGATGATGGCCTATGACATCGGGCCGGGGGACGAGGTCATCGTCCCCGACCTGAGCTTCATCGCCACGGCCAACAGCGTCCTGATGGCCGGGGCCACGCCGGTGTTCTGCGACATCGAGCCGGAGACCCTCTGCCTCGACCCGGCGGCGCTGGAGAGCCTGATCACGCCCCGGACGAAGGCCGTCATGCCGGTTCACCTGTACGGCCACCCGGCCGACATGCCGGCCATCAACGCGGTCGCCGCCCGCCACGGCCTGAAGGTGATCGAGGACGCCGCCGAGGCGCATGGCGCCGCGGTGCTGGGCAAGCCGGTCGGCGGGCTGGGCGACTGCGCGACCTTCAGCTTCTACGGCAACAAGAACCTCACCACCGGCGAAGGGGGCATGATCACCTCCGATGATGACGCCTTCATCGCCCGCTGCCGGGTGCTGCGCGATCACGCGATGAGCCCGACCCGGCGCTACTGGCACGAGGAGCTGGGCTACAACTACCGCATGACCAACCTGCAGGCCGCGCTCGGCTGCGCCCAGCTCGAACGGTCGGAGGCGCTGCTGGAGGGCCGACGCCGGGTGTTCGCCATGTACCGCCAACGCCTGGAGGGCGTCCCCGGCCTGAAGCTCAGCCGCACGGCGCAATGGGCCCGCCACGCCCACTGGCTGGTCTGCGTCGAGATCGAGGGGCTGGACCACGACCGCCGCGAGGCCTTCATGGACCGGTTGCGGGCCCGGGGCATCGACACACGGCCCTACTTCTATCCGATGTCCCACATGCCCTACCTGACCCAGGCGGCCACGCCCGTCGCCAGCCGGTACGCCCAGATCGGCCTCAACCTGCCGACCTACATCGAGCTGGAGCAGGCCGACATCGACTACATCTGCGATGGCCTGATCGCCGAGACGGCCGGGCTCGCGGCGCTTGCTTAAGCGCCTCCTCCTCCACGCGATCGAGGACCTGCTGCGGCCGATCAGCGGTCCGCTGGGCGTGCGGCTGCGGCGCGCCTATTACCGGCGCCGGTTCAAGGCCTGCGGCAGCCACCTGACCATCGACACCGGGGTCAGCTTCGAGGCGCCGCAGCTGATCTCGGCCGGCGACTGGCTGTGGATCGACAAGAACGTGGTGATCATCGCCGGCGCGGCCAACGCCGCCGGCGACATCACCTGGATGGACAACCCGGACTGCGCCGCTGCCCCGGGCGAGGTGATCCTCGGCGACAACACCCACGTCGCCATCGGCTGTGTGATCCAGGGCCATGGCGGCGTCTCGATCGGGTCTGCCTGCACGATCGGCTCCGGCTCGATGATCTACTCCCTGTCCAACGCCGTGCGGTCGGCGCGGACCGGGCCGGTGGTGGGCGAAGGCTCGTCGCTCGGCCGGGTCGCCAGCCCGGTCGCCATCGGCCGAAACGTCTGGCTGGGGCTCAACAGCATTGTCATCGGCCATAGCATCGGCGACGATTGCTTCCTCAAGCCGATGACCGTGTTGGTTTCCAATCTCGCGCCGAACACGGTAGCGTCGGGCAATCCGGCGCGTCCGGAAGGCCTCCGCTATTCCGACATCTCCCCGTAGCCCCCAGCGCAGCAGTCACCGACGTGCACAACACAATCGCCCTTCAGATGAGCGTCATCGCCCTGTGCTGGCTGCTGATGCTGGTCTATGTGGTTGTCCGCACGATCCGGTCGCGGGCGAGCAGCGTGGGGCTGCCCATCGCCTTCATCCTGTCGATGACGTTCCTGTATTGCGGGGCCTTCGTCTACGCCATTCCCAGCTACACGCCCCAACGCGCCGGCAGTCAGCTCCAAGCATACTTCTACGCCTGGAATTTCTCCGACAAAACAGTCCTGGCCGGGGCCGGCCTGTCGCTGCTGGGCGTGGTTGGATTCACCCTGGGGGCCGCCCTGCTTCCATCCTTCCTGGAACGCGCGCGGGCCTTGCCCGACCCGAGGCTGTTCCTGGAGAACGTACGAGACACCCGTCGGCCGCTGATGCTCGCGCTGGGCGTGGCGTCGGTCGCCGGGTTTGCCCTGACCGGCCTGTCCATTCCGGTTCCTATGGTGGATGCCGTACTGCTGGTCTGCCGGACCCTGGCGATCGCCGCCGTCTGCCTCGGCGCGGTGCTGTCGCAGGGGGTGAACTGGCGCGCCGCTGCCGGCTGGTACGCGATCTCTCTGGTCATTCCGCTGTTCTATCTGGTGATCTGGGGGTTCACCTCCTACGGCTTCATCACGCTGATCATCCTGGGCGCCTTCTGGTTGACCGTGCTGGCGCGCCGGCAGATCGGCCTGGCGCGAATCGTCGGCATCGGCGCCGTGGTCACCTATGCCTGCCTCTGCCTGTTCGTGGCCTGGATGTCGTTCCGGGAAGATATCCGGGCGGTGGTCTGGAGCAACGCTTCGCTGAGCAAGCGTGTCGAGACCATCTCCAACAGCTTTGCCCATACCAAGCTGCTGACGCCGACCGACTTCGAAAGCCTGGACTGGCTGACCGTCCGCCTGAACCAGGGCCTGTTGGTTGGCAAGGCGGTGGAGCGCCACGCCGTTGCCTCCGACCTCCGACTGAACGGTGGGAGCATCATCATCTCCGCCGCCGCCGTCGTTCCGCGCGCCCTCTGGCCGGGGAAGCCGACCCTGAGCCAAAGCGATTTCGTGACGCGCCACACCGGCGTGGTTTTTTCCAAGTCCGCCAATTTTGGCTCCGGCCCGATCTTCGAGCTGTTCGTCAACTTCGGTGCGACCGGGATCTTCCTTGGAATGCTCCTGCTCGGCGCGATCGTCAGGGCGCTGGACAAGGCCGCCGCCCTCGGCCTGAGGGAAGGCCGGCTCATCGATTTCGTCCGGGCCTTCACTGTCGGGCTCGCGCTGGTGTCACCGCTTTCGACGATCTTCTTCATGGTCAATACCGCGCTGATCTCGTGGATCGTCCTGACCCTGCTCAAGCTGGCGCTGGGACGGCGGGTTCCAGCGACCCACATCGAGAGCCACCCGGGCTGGCCTGCCCGCTCATCGCAAGATCGCGCGATGGAGCATCGATGAAGCGCATTCTGTTTCTCCAGTTCTTCGATCCCGCGGCATACCCGCCGCTGGATCGGGGAGCCGCGCAGTTGCTCGAACGGGGTTGTACAGTCCGGTTCCTGGGTGTCCGCAGCCAGGGCACAGGCGCAGAAATGCGTCTTTCAGCCCATCCCAGATTGACCGAACGATTGATCTCCAGGCCCACGACAAGGGCCACGATCAGCGCCTATTTCGCGGCCGCCATTGAGGAGTTGGTCCGGTTTCGGCCCGACGTCGTCTACTGCTCCCAGGAGCGCGTCTACCCGATTGGTCTGGCGGCCAGCTTCCTGCCCCACGTTCAAACGGTTCTGCATGAGCATGACACGCCCTGGCTGGACGCAGGCCGCAAGCGCTCACTCCTGGTGAAGGCGCGGGCCGCCTTCGCGCGACGGGCAACCCTGTGCGTCATCCCGCAGACCGAGCGGGCCATCACCTTCGCGGCCGAAACCGGGGGCCGGCGCATCGCGGTCGCCTACAACACGCCGGCCCTGAGCGAGATTGGGCCTCCCCCGGCTCCCCGCAGCGGTCCAGGCCTTGTCCTGTGGCATCATGGTTCGATCGGCCCACGGCGCCTTCCCGCCAGCCTGATCCACGCTTTGGCAAAGACCCCCGACGATGTTGAGCTGCGGGTCGCGGGCTACGAGACGATTTCGACGTACGGCTACGTTGACAGCCTGAAGGCGCTGGCGGGCTCGCTGGGGGTCGGGCACAGATTTTCCTATCTGGGAGCGGCCAAGCGCGACGACCTGTATGCGGCGGCCCGGGCGGCCGATGTCGGGGTTCTGCTGTTCGACTCGAACTTCATCGAACCGATGGCCGGCGCTTCCAACAAGCCGTTCGACTTCCTCGCCTGCGGTCTGCCGCTGATCATCAACGACACGGCCGAATGGCGTGACTTTTTCGGCGACAGGAACCTGTCGCTGAGCTGTCGGCCCGACGACCCGGATGATATTGCCCGGGTCATAATGTGGTATCGAGACCATCCCGAGGAGCGGGCGCGCATGGCGCAGCGGGGGCACCAGGCGATGCTCGACGAGTGGAACTACGAGCAGTCCTTTGCTCCTGTGCTAGAGGCTCTCGAGGCGTCGTCCAGCATCGGCAGCCGGACTTGATGGACCATGCGCATCCTCTTCCTGACCCCCGGCTGCTTCGACAAGGGCGGCATCAGCCGCTACTCCCGCTATCAGATCGAAGCGCTGCGGGAGATCTGCGGGGCTGACAACGTTCGCGCCCTGTCGCTGCTGGGTCCGGACGAAAACAGCCTCGAAACCCCCTTTTCAGTGCTGGCGCACGGCCCCGCCAACCGCCATGCCTCGATCATGAGTCGGCTGCAGTTCGCGACCCGGGCCCTGTACGAGGCCTTGACCTGGCGACCTGACGTCGTCTGGAGCGCCCACGTCAATTTCACGCCGCTGCTGAACCTCGCCGGCCGGCTGGCCGGGGCCCGGACCCTGCTCAATGTCTATGGACTGGAAATCTGGAGCGGCCTGACGGCCCCGCGACGCCGCGCCATGGCCCGTGTCCACCGGGTGCTCGCCGACTGCCACTTCACCGCCCGGCACGTGCGCGACGAGGGCCTGCATCACAGTCTGCCGACCGTGGTCTGGGACCCGGTCGATCTGCGGACGTTCGCCCCGGGGCCGGCCGATCCCGCCGTGGCGGCCCGCTATGGCCTGCCGGACCCGGACCGGCACACCGTGGTCATGAGCCTGGGCCGCCTGGCCAGGGCGGCGGCGCACAAGGGGTTCGACCGGCTGATCGCCACCGTCGCGCGCCTGGCCCCCGCCCATCCGGACCTGCGCCTGGTCATCGCCGGCCGGGGAGACGACCGGCCAAGGCTGGAGGCGCTGGCCGCCGAGCATGGCATCGCCGACCGGGTGATCTTCACCGGCCCGGTCGACGAGGCCGACTTGCCGGCCATCTATCGCGCCGCCGATGTGTTTTCGCTGGTCAGCGATCGCGGACATGGCCGGGGAGAGGGCATCCCCCTGACGCCCCTCGAGGCCATGGCCTGCGGCGCCCCGATCATCGTCGGCGACGAGGACGGCTCGCAGGAGGCGGTCGTCGCCGGCCGCAATGGCTTCGTCGTCTCGCCCCGCGACCCGGGCAGCCACGCCGAGGCGCTCGGGCGGCTGGCCAGGGACCCGTCGCTGCGGGCGCGGATGGGCGGCGAGGCGCGCAAGGTGGCCGAGGAGTTCTTCAGCTACGGGCGATTCGTCAGCGAGCACCGGGCCCTGCTGGGGTCGCTTTGAAAATCCTCATCTACGCCCCCAACTACTACCCCGCCACGCGGTACGGCGGGCCCATCCGCTCGAGCCACGGGCTGGCGGCGGCGCTGGTGCGGGCCGGGCACGGGGTGCAGGTGTTCACCACCGATGTTGACGGCCCCGACCGGCTGGACGTACCGCTGGAGACGCCGGTTCTGATCGATGGCGTCGAAGTGCGTTATTTTCCCCTCGCCGCCCCGGCGCGGATCTATCACTCGCCGGCCATGGACCGGGCCCTGGCGGACGCGGCGGCCGGGGTCGATGTGATCCACACCAACGGCATGTTCCTGTTGCCGGGGCCCAGGGCGGCGCACCACGCCCGCCGCGCCGGCACGCCACTGGTCATCTCCCCGCGCGGCATGCTGTTGCCGGAGATGATCGCCGGCAAGTCGGCCCTGGTGAAGCGCGCCTGGATCAGCCTGCTGGAGCGGCGCGCCCTGTCGGGCGCGGCGGCGATCCATGTCACCTCCGAGGAGGAGGCCCGGGGCGTGCGGGCCCTGGGGCTCGACCTGGCGCCGCTGAGCGTCATCGGCAACGGCGTCGACACGCCGGCGGCCCCGCCGTCCGCCGCCGGGATCGAGCGGCTGTGGGGCGCGGCGCCGAAGGGACGGCGCGTGGCGTTTCTGGCCCGGCTCGACTGGACGAAGGGCGCCGACCTGGCCGTCGAGGCGGTCACCGCCCTGCCCGGCGCGCACCTGCTGTTGGCCGGCCCCGACCAGATCGGGCTACGGGCCCGGCTCGAAGACCTCGCCTCCCGGGCCGGCGCCGCCGACCGGGTGCGTTTCGCCGGTCAGCTGGACGATGCCGAAAAATGGGCCCTGCTGGCCGGCGCCGACGTCCTTGTCGCCCCGTCGGTCAACGAGAGCTTCGGCCTGGCCGTAGCCGAGGCGATGGCCATGGGCGTGAGCGTCGTCACATCGCCCGGCGTCGGAGCCAGCGATATTGTCCGCCGGATTGAACCGGACTGCGTCGTCGAGCGTAACGTTCCGGACCTGACCGCGGCGATCGGGGCGCTCCTCGGCGACCCCGCCCGGCGCGAGCGGTTCGGCAAGGAGGCCCAGCGGGTCATGCGCGCGGAATTTGGCTGGGACAGCATCGCCGGCCGCATGATCGCGCTGTATGAAGCGGCGGGGGGAGACGAACCGCGCGGCATTGGTCGGCAGGGATACTCCACGTGAACCTGATCATTCCCCTGAAAGCCCAGCTCAGCCGGGTCATCAAGTCCACCTTCGTGCGCGCGGTGACGGCCCTGTCGACGGGGCAACTCATTTCGGCCGTGATCCCGATCCTCGCCGCCCCGATCCTGGGGCGCCTCTATCTGCCCGCCGACTACGGCGTCCTGGCCACCTTCATGGCGGCCTCGACCATCCTGTCAGCCGTCAGCACGTTCCAGCTCCAGCAGGGCGTCATCGCCGAGCACGGCGAACGCCGGGCGGTCGCCCTGGTCGTCGTTTGCCGGCGCGTCGGCTATATTGTCTCCGCCGCGGCGCTGGTTCTCGCCCTGGGGATCGTGCTGTGGATGGGAGAGAGCACCCACTACGCCGCCTCCAAGTGGTGGATGTTGGGTCTGCCCCTGACGACGGCGAGCGGCGCCGTGGTGGCGGCGACCGCCGCCCTCGCCAATCGTTACAGGCGCTATGGCACGATGGCCCAGGCTCAAGTCTTGTCGGCGGTCGTGACCGTCGCAACATCGGTCAGCTTGGGTGTAGCAGGATGGGGCGCGAGCGGCCTGTTCGTCAGCTACTTCCTCTCCCAACTCGTGACGCTCTTCTACTACCTGTGGCTCTACCGGCAGATGGTTCCGACGCCGCCGCGACCTGGCGTCAAGCGCACCCTGGTTCTGATCCGGTCGCATCGCCGATTCGCGATCTTCACCCTTCCAGCGGTGCTGATCTCCAACGTGAGTCAGCAGCTGCCGGTCTTTTCCCTTGCCGCGCTTGGCCTGGCCCCCCTGGTCGGCGCGTTTGCCCGGGCCAGGCAGTTGGCGAGCATGCCGATCCAGCTGCTCGGCAGCTCGGTCGGGCAGGTCTTCCGACAACGGGCTTCGGAGATGTATCGCGCAACGGGCTCCTGCCGCCCCGAGTTTGTGAGAACATTCTTCGTGCTGCTTGGCATGGGGCTGGCGCCGACCATCGCGCTCATGCTGTACGGGCGCGTCCTCTTCGAGTTCGTGCTCGGACCACAGTGGGGCGATGCGGGCAAGATCGCAGGCATACTGGCTCCAATGTTGCTGCTGCGCCTGGTTTCCGCACCGCTTTCACAGGTGTTCTACTTCACCGGGCGACAGGTGCACGATCTTGTCATCGTTGTCAGCAATACTGCCCTGCTGGCCTTGATATTGGCGGTCGTTCTGGTGCTCAAACTGCCGGCGATATCGATCGTATACGTGTTCTCGGTGTCTTACTCTATTATGTACGTAGTCTACTTAGCGATGGGATGGCGAGCATCACTAGCAAGATGAACCATGACTCCCCCCCGGCCGGTCCGGCGATGTCCTTCGAGCAGGCCTACTACGAGGCTGACAGCTTCTGGGCTGGGGACGCCCTTACCGACAGCGGCAACCGTTCGCGCGTGGAATTGACCGCGGCGGTTGTGCCGAGGGACGTTCGCTCCCTGCTCGATGCGGGCTGCGGCAACGGCGTGTTCGGGATCGCCCTGGCGGCGGCGCGGCCTGACATCGCGCTTGTCGGGATGGATCGCAGCGCGGCGGCCCTGAAATACGCGCCCTTCGAAACCATCCAGGGCTCACTCGAGAGCATTCCGTTCCCCGACGGCTCGTTCGACTGTGTCAGCTGCCTTCAGGTGATCGAGCATCTGCCGCTGGGGGTCTACGAAGTGGCGCTGCGCGAGCTCGTCCGGGTGTCGCGGCGCTATGTGATTGTCGGCGTCCCCTACAAGGAGGATCTGGAGAAGGACACCACGGTCTGCCCGGCCTGCAAGACCCGGTTCAACATAGACCTGCACCTGCGCACCTATGACGACGCGAAGATCGCGAACCTGTTCACGGAGCACGGCGGCCGGATGACGCGGATCGAGTTTCCCGCCCGGCGCCTCAGGCTGAAGTATGTCAACGAGGTGCTGGGCTATTTGAGGCGTGACCGGACACCGCAGGGCTTCCTTTCTCCGATTTGCCCCGTCTGCGGCTATTCCGAGGGCGACCTGGCGGCAGCCCCGGTGGTGGACACTTCCGTTCCGGGTCCGGCGGGCCAGGGGTCGGGCCTGCGAGCGACCGCGAAGAGGCTGGCGAGGTCCATCGGGAAAATCTGGCCGCGCGAGGAGGTCTTCGGGTACTGGGCCATCGCACTCTACGAGTTCCCCGATCGAGAAACACCTGTCGCCGCCCAGGAGCAAGGCGGCGGGTGACTGCCTCGGTTCGCCGGATGACAGATCAAGAGCCCAGGCATGGGCACACCCTGGAGTTTACATGAGCGCCCTGCCCAACCTCGTCATTATCGGCGCCATGAAGTGCGGAACGACGAGCCTGCATCAATATCTGGATGTGCATCCAGATATCGGGATGTCAGACCCCAAGGAGGTCAACTTCTTCTCCGGAGAGGCCTCGGACCGGCCGCTCGATTGGTACAAGAGCCTGTTCGACCCCTCCAAAGCCGTTCGGGGGGAAGCGTCGCAGAGCTACAGCAAGGCTCACCTGCCCATCTACGCCGGCGCGCCCGAGCGCATGGCCGAGATCATTCCGGATGCCAAGCTGATCTACCTGGTCCGGGATCCGATCAAGCGGTATTCGTCGCACCTGCTGGACAACATCTATAACGAACACAGGTCGACGGTGTCCTGGGCCCTGGAAACCGATCACTACATCAAGACCGGATCATACCATTTTCAGCTCAGCTTTTTTCTGAAGCATTACTCGATGGATCAAATCATGGTCGTCGATCTCGAGGATCTGAAGGCTCACCGCCTGGACACAATGAACAAGATCGTCGACTTCCTCGGGGTCAAACCCTTTGAGGACGGCTCTGCGTTCGATTTCGTCGCCAATGTGGCGACGGAGAAACTTGTTCCGCATCGGTGGAAGTATAGTCGGCTGGCCCGCCTGGGCCAACGGATCGCACCCGGGTTGACCGACCAGATCCTGGATTCGCGCCTTCTGCGGGAAACCCTTCTGCCCCATGGCAAGAAGGCGATCCTGTCCGATGAGGACAAGGCCAGGCTGGCCGAACGTTTCAGGCCAGACGTCGATGCGCTGAGGACCCTGC
The nucleotide sequence above comes from Caulobacter sp. NIBR1757. Encoded proteins:
- a CDS encoding glycosyltransferase, which codes for MKILIYAPNYYPATRYGGPIRSSHGLAAALVRAGHGVQVFTTDVDGPDRLDVPLETPVLIDGVEVRYFPLAAPARIYHSPAMDRALADAAAGVDVIHTNGMFLLPGPRAAHHARRAGTPLVISPRGMLLPEMIAGKSALVKRAWISLLERRALSGAAAIHVTSEEEARGVRALGLDLAPLSVIGNGVDTPAAPPSAAGIERLWGAAPKGRRVAFLARLDWTKGADLAVEAVTALPGAHLLLAGPDQIGLRARLEDLASRAGAADRVRFAGQLDDAEKWALLAGADVLVAPSVNESFGLAVAEAMAMGVSVVTSPGVGASDIVRRIEPDCVVERNVPDLTAAIGALLGDPARRERFGKEAQRVMRAEFGWDSIAGRMIALYEAAGGDEPRGIGRQGYST
- a CDS encoding class I SAM-dependent methyltransferase; this translates as MASITSKMNHDSPPAGPAMSFEQAYYEADSFWAGDALTDSGNRSRVELTAAVVPRDVRSLLDAGCGNGVFGIALAAARPDIALVGMDRSAAALKYAPFETIQGSLESIPFPDGSFDCVSCLQVIEHLPLGVYEVALRELVRVSRRYVIVGVPYKEDLEKDTTVCPACKTRFNIDLHLRTYDDAKIANLFTEHGGRMTRIEFPARRLRLKYVNEVLGYLRRDRTPQGFLSPICPVCGYSEGDLAAAPVVDTSVPGPAGQGSGLRATAKRLARSIGKIWPREEVFGYWAIALYEFPDRETPVAAQEQGGG
- a CDS encoding glycosyltransferase family 4 protein; the encoded protein is MRILFLTPGCFDKGGISRYSRYQIEALREICGADNVRALSLLGPDENSLETPFSVLAHGPANRHASIMSRLQFATRALYEALTWRPDVVWSAHVNFTPLLNLAGRLAGARTLLNVYGLEIWSGLTAPRRRAMARVHRVLADCHFTARHVRDEGLHHSLPTVVWDPVDLRTFAPGPADPAVAARYGLPDPDRHTVVMSLGRLARAAAHKGFDRLIATVARLAPAHPDLRLVIAGRGDDRPRLEALAAEHGIADRVIFTGPVDEADLPAIYRAADVFSLVSDRGHGRGEGIPLTPLEAMACGAPIIVGDEDGSQEAVVAGRNGFVVSPRDPGSHAEALGRLARDPSLRARMGGEARKVAEEFFSYGRFVSEHRALLGSL
- a CDS encoding sulfotransferase produces the protein MSALPNLVIIGAMKCGTTSLHQYLDVHPDIGMSDPKEVNFFSGEASDRPLDWYKSLFDPSKAVRGEASQSYSKAHLPIYAGAPERMAEIIPDAKLIYLVRDPIKRYSSHLLDNIYNEHRSTVSWALETDHYIKTGSYHFQLSFFLKHYSMDQIMVVDLEDLKAHRLDTMNKIVDFLGVKPFEDGSAFDFVANVATEKLVPHRWKYSRLARLGQRIAPGLTDQILDSRLLRETLLPHGKKAILSDEDKARLAERFRPDVDALRTLLGRDFKTWSV
- a CDS encoding lipopolysaccharide biosynthesis protein; translation: MNLIIPLKAQLSRVIKSTFVRAVTALSTGQLISAVIPILAAPILGRLYLPADYGVLATFMAASTILSAVSTFQLQQGVIAEHGERRAVALVVVCRRVGYIVSAAALVLALGIVLWMGESTHYAASKWWMLGLPLTTASGAVVAATAALANRYRRYGTMAQAQVLSAVVTVATSVSLGVAGWGASGLFVSYFLSQLVTLFYYLWLYRQMVPTPPRPGVKRTLVLIRSHRRFAIFTLPAVLISNVSQQLPVFSLAALGLAPLVGAFARARQLASMPIQLLGSSVGQVFRQRASEMYRATGSCRPEFVRTFFVLLGMGLAPTIALMLYGRVLFEFVLGPQWGDAGKIAGILAPMLLLRLVSAPLSQVFYFTGRQVHDLVIVVSNTALLALILAVVLVLKLPAISIVYVFSVSYSIMYVVYLAMGWRASLAR